In Ahaetulla prasina isolate Xishuangbanna chromosome 6, ASM2864084v1, whole genome shotgun sequence, a single window of DNA contains:
- the LOXL4 gene encoding lysyl oxidase homolog 4, with the protein MLPLQVYLLTFLLFLLLCLQVPSWAKHPKIKLRLVGPRSQAGEGRLEVLYKGQWGTVCDDDFNIHVANVACRELGYDQAINWAHSAKYGSGDGPIWLDNIRCSGTESSLAECASNGWGVTDCNHNEDSGVVCTGSRRLNSAASHIQLQGSRVEEVQIKPILARAKLSSPVTEGAVEVKLQGRWRQVCDAGWTRNNTRVLCGMLGFPYDGQVATRFYRKLWNQKLKDPRSSLKSLSKKNTFWIHQIKCLGTEVHLGECKLHVLPKAQNQSACPHGMHALVSCIAGPEFQPKKAKLTSHSKPKQQESQVRLRAGAHIGEGRVEVLIGNQWGTVCDEGWNLPAASVVCRQLGYGTAREALSGAQLGQGLGPIHLTRVRCRGHERSLMDCRSQKAAQTGCRHDNDVAVRCNVPQTEVKRQIRLAGGRTSEEGVVEVLVPRGNAFRWGAVCGEHWGLKEAMVVCRQMGLGFASHALQETWYWQGNTDAAEVVLSGVRCKGTEMSILQCQHHGPVHCPNGGGRFVAGVTCTQNAPDLVMSAQLIEETAYLEDRPLNMLYCAHEEGCLSASADRMNWPEGYRRLLRFSSQIHNLGRADFLPKIGRHAWIWHECHRHFHSIEVFTHYDLLTLNGSKVAEGHKASFCLEDTNCPEGMQRRFGCANFGEQGVSVGCWDTYRHDIDCQWIDITDVPPGSYIFQVIVNPKQEVAESDFSNNALRCQCQYEGHRIWLHGCHTGDEYGARIEWDEEAQRRLSSNFV; encoded by the exons ATGCTCCCTCTGCAGGTGTATCTTCttaccttcctcctcttcctcctcctatgtcTTCAAGTACCTAGCTGGGCAAAGCATCCCAAAATTAAGCTGCGCTTGGTGGGGCCCAGGAGCCAAGCAGGTGAAGGGCGTCTGGAGGTGCTGTACAAAGGACAGTGGGGCACAGTGTGTGATGATGACTTCAACATCCATGTGGCAAATGTGGCCTGCAGAGAGCTGGGCTATGATCAGGCCATAAACTGGGCTCACAGCGCCAAATACGGCTCAGGAGATG GTCCCATCTGGCTGGACAATATTCGCTGCTCAGGTACTGAAAGCTCCCTGGCTGAATGTGCCTCCAATGGTTGGGGGGTGACTGATTGCAACCACAATGAAGATAGCGGTGTGGTGTGCACAGGGTCCCGCCGACTCAATTCTGCTGCTTCACATATCCAGCTGCAG GGTTCAAGGGTAGAAGAGGTACAGATCAAACCGATACTTGCCCGGGCCAAATTGAGCTCCCCGGTCACAGAAGGTGCGGTAGAAGTAAAGCTCCAGGGGCGCTGGCGTCAGGTGTGCGATGCTGGCTGGACTCGAAACAATACTCGTGTACTGTGTGGGATGCTAGGATTTCCCTATGACGGACAGGTGGCCACACGATTCTACAG GAAACTCTGGAATCAGAAACTAAAGGATCCAAGGTCCAG CCTAAAAAGCCTGAGCAAGAAGAATACCTTCTGGATCCATCAGATTAAATGCCTGGGCACTGAGGTTCACTTGGGTGAATGCAAACTACATGTGCTTCCAAAAGCTCAGAATCAAAGTGCCTGCCCACATGGTATGCATGCCTTGGTCAGCTGTATAGCAGGTCCTGAATTCCAGCCCAAGAAAGCCAAGCTAACCAGCCATAGCAAGCCTAAGCAG CAGGAATCCCAGGTGCGTCTCCGTGCAGGTGCACACATAGGTGAAGGGCGTGTGGAAGTGCTAATAGGTAACCAGTGGGGCACTGTGTGTGATGAAGGCTGGAATCTACCTGCTGCCAGTGTGGTGTGTCGGCAGTTAGGTTACGGCACTGCACGAGAAGCTCTTTCAGGAGCACAGTTGGGCCAAG GCCTAGGTCCTATCCATTTAACAAGAGTGCGGTGCAGGGGACATGAACGATCACTGATGGACTGCAGATCCCAAAAAGCAGCTCAGACAGGATGCCGGCATGACAATGATGTTGCTGTCCGCTGCAATGTGCCTCAAACAGAAGTCAAACGTCAA ATCCGTCTGGCTGGTGGACGCACTTCAGAGGAAGGTGTTGTAGAAGTACTGGTACCCAGAGGAAATGCCTTCCGCTGGGGTGCTGTGTGTGGGGAACACTGGGGACTCAAGGAGGCCATGGTTGTTTGTCGACAGATGGGGCTGGGCTTTGCAAGCCATGCTCTCCAG GAAACATGGTACTGGCAGGGCAATACAGATGCTGCTGAGGTGGTGTTGAGTGGTGTGCGCTGTAAAGGCACAGAAATGTCTATCCTACAATGTCAGCATCATGGACCCGTGCATTGTCCAAATGGAGGAGGGCGTTTTGTTGCAGGAGTCACCTGCACCCAGA ATGCTCCAGATCTAGTAATGAGTGCCCAGCTGATAGAAGAGACAGCTTATCTTGAAGACCGTCCATTGAACATGCTGTATTGTGCCCATGAGGAAGGCTGCCTTTCTGCCTCTGCTGACCGTATGAACTGGCCAGAGGGGTATCGACGCCTGCTCCGCTTCTCCTCTCAGATTCACAACCTGGGCCGGGCTGACTTCCTTCCCAAAATTGGCCGTCATGCATGGATATGGCATGAATGCCACAG ACATTTCCACAGCATTGAGGTTTTCACACACTATGACTTGCTGACACTCAATGGATCCAAGGTGGCTGAGGGACACAAGGCCAGTTTCTGTCTGGAGGACACCAACTGCCCAGAAG GAATGCAGCGGCGTTTTGGCTGTGCAAATTTTGGAGAGCAGGGTGTCAGTGTAGGCTGCTGGGACACATACAGACATGATATTGACTGCCAGTGGATAGATATCACTGATGTGCCCCCTGGGAGTTACATATTCCAG GTTATAGTGAACCCTAAGCAGGAAGTAGCAGAGTCTGACTTTTCCAACAATGCCCTTCGCTGTCAGTGCCAGTATGAGGGACATCGTATTTGGTTGCATGGATGTCATACAG GTGACGAGTATGGTGCCAGGATAGAATGGGATGAGGAAGCACAAAGGAGACTGAGCAGCAACTTTGTCTAA